In the Nitrospirales bacterium LBB_01 genome, one interval contains:
- a CDS encoding DUF481 domain-containing protein encodes MTVFFCKQYLGRIVLFVLFIALFVPVTAMAEVDKDYIKEHYPEVYRQIYEEGKASVSTPSAKPDATSKVADSSKPAAADSAKATGPGDNWWEHISLKYKPLPENLLLHVEAQFTPVYKWGNTTGYQIDGQGAVVLRKQRFTNSLNYQITQKLTKDASGSQSTDDYQTFQESLQYDLTENLYTQAGYIWERDRVNMVKQRNIEYAGIGYYLFDTPRHKLEFFLSGGYQTEIYYSLIEDLLNLTQTSLPVVYFYESYKINITSYLFYNEIFRIIQNMSTTPVFAPNEFGIYVEDHRVHRYRWTLINALGYTFDKHLAVIASHKMDYDSSAWPTVLGTDNVFKVSLRVSF; translated from the coding sequence ATGACTGTTTTCTTTTGTAAACAATATTTAGGACGCATAGTTCTTTTTGTTTTATTTATTGCCCTATTTGTGCCTGTAACTGCAATGGCAGAGGTAGATAAGGACTATATCAAGGAACACTACCCTGAGGTGTATCGTCAGATATACGAGGAGGGTAAAGCATCTGTTTCTACTCCGTCAGCAAAACCCGATGCAACCTCAAAGGTTGCGGACAGTTCAAAACCTGCGGCAGCTGATAGTGCCAAAGCCACTGGCCCCGGCGATAACTGGTGGGAACACATCTCTCTTAAGTATAAACCCTTACCGGAAAATCTCCTTTTACACGTTGAGGCCCAATTCACTCCCGTTTATAAATGGGGGAACACAACAGGGTACCAGATAGACGGTCAGGGTGCGGTTGTGTTAAGGAAACAACGTTTTACAAACTCTCTTAACTACCAGATTACGCAAAAATTAACTAAAGACGCCAGCGGCTCACAAAGCACAGACGATTATCAGACCTTTCAGGAATCTCTTCAGTACGACTTGACTGAAAATCTCTACACTCAGGCCGGCTATATATGGGAACGGGACAGGGTTAACATGGTAAAACAGAGAAATATCGAGTACGCAGGTATCGGCTACTATCTTTTTGATACGCCGCGGCATAAGCTTGAGTTTTTCCTATCAGGCGGTTACCAAACTGAGATATACTACTCTCTGATAGAAGATTTATTAAATTTAACCCAAACCTCCCTTCCGGTTGTGTATTTTTATGAAAGTTACAAGATTAACATTACAAGCTATCTGTTTTACAATGAGATTTTTAGAATCATACAAAACATGTCCACCACACCGGTTTTTGCTCCAAATGAGTTTGGAATATACGTAGAAGACCACAGGGTACACAGATACCGCTGGACACTGATAAATGCTCTTGGTTACACTTTTGACAAACATCTGGCAGTGATAGCCTCGCATAAGATGGACTATGACAGCAGCGCATGGCCGACAGTGCTTGGCACGGACAACGTTTTTAAGGTAAGCCTAAGAGTCAGCTTCTGA
- the asnB gene encoding asparagine synthase (glutamine-hydrolyzing): MCGIAGIFTVHSGTAINEDILLKMGNSLIHRGPDDTGHFRQKHIALVFKRLSIVDLTTGNQPMYNEDRTIVSVCNGEIFNFLELKEQLRQRGHIFYTHCDVEVLVHLYEEHGDDFVRQLNGQFSFAIYDIKRKRLLLARDQAGITPLFYTMTNDTLVFASEIKAIFYHPQVRKEVDLRGLDQVLTFPGLVSPTTMFKGISSLKPGHILVASIHENTVRLNVKEYWDLIYPEEQQADYQSNESFYINRLDEIFRQSVHYRLMADVPVGFYLSGGLDSSLIGAVIKSLSPAEKRHSFSIAFNDSAIDERVFQRLMADSTGSIHSEVVFDWPDISTRFRDMVYHAECPVKESYNTCSMALSALVRENGLKVILTGEGSDELFAGYVGYRFDAQRAAVADSGYDDTEKMLEDEQREILWGDKDFFYEKSHYSFRETKLALYSDTVRERFNDFDCVCDSIVDKSKLVNRHIVHKRSYLDFKLRLSDHLVGDHGDRMAYANSVEARYPFLDVNLMDFAKTVPPHLKLRGFTEKYIVKKVSEKYLPERIINREKFGFVAPGSPFLLKQDIEWLSDTLSYAEIKKQGYFDPNTVERLKKIYTSDGFTLNLPFDSDLLMTVISFGVFMDVFDMPHI, from the coding sequence ATGTGCGGAATTGCTGGGATATTTACTGTTCACTCAGGCACTGCAATAAACGAGGATATCTTGTTAAAGATGGGTAACTCTCTTATCCACCGAGGCCCTGATGACACTGGGCACTTCCGGCAAAAACACATAGCACTTGTGTTTAAGCGCCTATCCATTGTGGATTTGACAACAGGCAATCAGCCGATGTATAACGAGGATAGGACTATTGTATCAGTTTGTAACGGCGAGATATTTAATTTTCTTGAGCTTAAAGAGCAGCTCAGACAGAGAGGTCATATATTTTACACTCATTGCGACGTAGAGGTTCTGGTGCATCTGTATGAGGAACATGGAGACGATTTCGTACGGCAGCTAAACGGACAGTTTTCATTTGCTATTTATGATATAAAGCGAAAAAGGCTGCTGCTTGCAAGAGATCAAGCGGGGATAACTCCTCTTTTTTATACAATGACTAATGACACTCTTGTTTTCGCCTCCGAGATAAAGGCAATATTTTACCACCCTCAAGTAAGAAAAGAGGTTGACTTGCGGGGACTTGATCAGGTGCTGACATTTCCGGGGCTTGTCAGCCCAACCACAATGTTTAAGGGAATTTCAAGTTTGAAACCGGGGCACATCCTTGTTGCCTCAATACATGAGAACACAGTACGCTTAAATGTAAAAGAGTACTGGGATTTAATATACCCAGAGGAGCAACAGGCGGATTACCAAAGCAATGAGTCTTTTTATATAAATAGATTAGATGAGATTTTCAGACAATCCGTGCACTACAGACTGATGGCTGACGTGCCGGTAGGATTTTACCTTAGCGGGGGGCTTGACTCATCCCTAATCGGAGCCGTTATAAAATCGCTCAGTCCGGCTGAGAAAAGGCACTCCTTCTCTATAGCCTTTAATGACAGCGCCATAGATGAGAGAGTTTTTCAGAGGCTAATGGCAGACTCCACAGGTTCAATACACTCGGAGGTGGTCTTTGATTGGCCTGATATAAGCACACGGTTTAGGGATATGGTTTATCATGCCGAGTGTCCGGTAAAAGAATCGTACAACACATGCTCTATGGCGCTTTCTGCACTTGTAAGAGAAAACGGTCTTAAAGTGATATTAACCGGCGAAGGTTCAGATGAGCTGTTCGCCGGTTATGTGGGGTATAGGTTTGACGCTCAAAGGGCAGCTGTGGCAGACAGTGGCTATGATGACACCGAAAAAATGCTTGAAGACGAACAACGGGAGATACTCTGGGGTGACAAAGACTTTTTCTATGAAAAAAGCCACTACTCATTCAGAGAAACTAAACTTGCCCTGTATTCAGACACTGTAAGGGAGAGATTTAACGATTTTGACTGCGTCTGCGACAGTATTGTTGATAAGTCAAAGCTCGTAAACAGACACATCGTTCATAAACGCTCCTATCTGGATTTCAAACTGCGGTTGTCTGACCATCTGGTAGGCGACCACGGCGACCGCATGGCTTACGCTAACTCAGTAGAAGCGCGCTATCCGTTTCTGGATGTAAACCTTATGGATTTTGCCAAGACTGTGCCCCCACATTTAAAACTCCGCGGATTTACCGAAAAATATATAGTTAAAAAAGTCTCAGAAAAATACCTTCCCGAAAGAATCATAAATCGTGAGAAGTTTGGTTTTGTGGCTCCGGGAAGTCCATTTTTATTAAAACAGGATATTGAATGGTTAAGTGACACGCTCTCTTATGCTGAAATTAAAAAACAGGGATATTTTGATCCCAATACGGTGGAAAGATTAAAGAAGATTTACACATCCGATGGCTTTACGCTAAATTTGCCCTTTGACAGTGATCTTCTTATGACAGTAATCAGTTTTGGCGTTTTTATGGACGTCTTTGATATGCCGCATATATGA
- a CDS encoding amino acid racemase: protein MTTLGILGGMGPLSSAEFLLSIYEGNRTVSVEQENPDVILFSLASTADRTTALLGNNDDNLFATLKDNLMGLQAQGAHKIIICCFTSHHFLPRLPSELTQSIISIVDVTLKEIRKRKRPALLLASRGCYEKQVFQASKLFSDVSEYIIIPDEHDRKVVHDIIYTDLKVNPNKSLAYEKVRALLVKYNTDTFIAGCTEFHLLVRYMLSNCRDDMVSFIDPLFTIANNLEAVLNEGS from the coding sequence ATGACAACTCTTGGAATACTGGGCGGAATGGGGCCGCTATCGTCGGCAGAGTTTCTTCTGTCAATTTATGAAGGCAACCGCACTGTCAGTGTGGAACAGGAAAATCCCGATGTAATCCTTTTTTCTTTAGCCTCTACAGCAGACAGAACCACTGCGTTACTTGGCAACAATGACGACAACCTCTTTGCCACACTGAAAGACAATCTGATGGGGTTACAGGCACAGGGGGCACACAAGATTATTATATGCTGCTTTACGTCCCATCACTTTTTACCCCGGCTCCCATCGGAATTGACACAGAGTATCATCTCCATAGTTGATGTAACACTCAAAGAGATAAGGAAACGAAAACGCCCGGCACTTTTACTTGCCTCACGGGGGTGTTACGAAAAACAGGTGTTTCAGGCGTCAAAACTCTTTAGCGATGTGTCAGAGTATATTATAATTCCTGATGAGCATGACAGAAAAGTTGTGCACGATATTATCTATACCGACCTAAAGGTAAATCCCAATAAGAGTCTGGCTTATGAAAAGGTCAGGGCGCTTTTGGTAAAATACAACACTGACACATTTATAGCAGGCTGCACGGAATTTCATTTGCTTGTCAGATATATGCTGTCAAACTGTCGGGACGATATGGTCTCTTTCATAGATCCGCTTTTTACTATTGCAAATAATCTAGAGGCGGTTTTAAATGAAGGTAGTTGA